Sequence from the Grus americana isolate bGruAme1 chromosome 11, bGruAme1.mat, whole genome shotgun sequence genome:
CAGCACTTTCTCATAACACCATTAGGCAATTAAGCTAGCCTGTAACACTGCACTGTGTCATTATCAGAGGATGCAGAAGTTTTAGAAGAGTTTTTGTCTCTAGTCAAAGGCCAATAGTACAACAGAAAGGGGGAAAGATGACAAACCAACATTGCAACCATTTCCAAATCATAGCTCCCTATTAGCACTTAACCACTTTGACCAAAATAAGCACACAATAAGACCTGTTAGCATTAAAAGTGTTGtaacaagttattttaaaataatttcttagtaTAAGCTATTGAGACCAACAGCATCTCAATAATTCTTTCTTCAAGACTGAGTAGTAGTGGAAATGCCTAATTGAAAGTGCATAAAAGTCACATTCTCCCAGTTTCCTCTTGTGATCTGTACTCCCGTTTATAAGTATCTGCTCTATCTTCCCATATTTAACAGCAgacttaaaataattattacatAGCCCTATTGCTGCTTCAGCAGTTGgatttctccttctgctttgctAATGTGCGCTTCAATTCTTTTAAGTTCTCTGTCAGTACCTCCACCTCATCCATTCGTCCACTATGTTTGGCATCAAATATATAAGCTTTGATATTATCTATCTGTTGGAGAAGCAGCTCTTCCTCTATAGCCTCCTCTCCAGAGATGTCATTGCCATCCTCCACTTCAAAGGGATTGGTAGAGGATCCCTCTTCAAATGGATTCCCAGAATTCCAACTGCCCCTAGACTTTTGAAATGGATTTTCATCCTCTTCAAAAGGGTTTGAAGTACTGCCAGGTGCTCCATTGGTTTGTTCATCATCCTCCTCATTTTCAAATGGATTATATTCTTTCTTGTCACTTTGCAGAGCTGTGTTAGAGAAAGAAACCGCTGGAGAAGTGTCTTTGGCAAATGGGTTAGCAGGATCTTCTAACTGAGGGGTATCTGCTTCATCTTCAAAGGGGTTTAGACAGGCTGTCTGATCTTGGTCTTTGTCACATTGTGGGACATTCTGGGGTTTGAGTGTGAAGATCAAGTGCTCTTTAGCTGGCAGCTGCTCAACAGTCGGAGTTTCAAAACTTGGGTCCCCTTTGATCTGAGTAATATCCAAATCCAATGCATGTGCTGTCAAGTTCCGATTCTCTTTTGCCACTTCGTGCTGATGCTGCTTAACTTCTCTGAAGTCTAAGGAGCACGTCCTTGAATGCCAAGACACAAATTTGTGGtgctctctttgccactcctttTCACGAAGGACCTGAAGTTCCTCCCTCTgcatctcttcctcttctgcctgtTTTTTAGAAAGCTCGATAGCTTTCAGAGTTTGTTGCTGATCGTATTCATCCTGAAGCTGCCTCAGGTTCTCTTGCAACATATGGACCTCATCTATCCTCTTAGCTGCTTTTGCTTGCTTAATAAAGGATGTGATATTGTCAATCTGCTGAAGAAGTGGGTCTGCTATCTCACTTTCTCTTGATATGCTAGATGTAGGTAACCAGCCTTCAGATTTACTGACTGTTCCTTTTTTCAGGTGAGTTGTATCACCATTAACTGCGGCTGCAGATCTGGAGATAAAgtctttctgcctttcctcttgttttccatgtgtttCGAGAGCCacctaaaacaaaaaacatgtagTAAGAGAACATCATGAGCTTGAAAAATTCCATTCTAAATATCCATAGGTACAAGAAGTTAGCTGATCTTAAGACATTGCCAGCTGCCACTGAAAGGATCAGCTGCCTTTTTGGTTACTTTGCaggaaatgcttattttcataaTATTACCTAAATGCTTTCCTTCAGTTTGTTTGTAACAATATTGATCAAAAACCCATTACACATCTGTCTCTACAAACTTGAGGGCAAGTAGGAGCAGTGACAGTGCTTTATATAGAGCAAAAACATGCCTAATGCAACTGTGCAAAAAGTGGTCTAGATTGATTTGGACTGTAACCATATCACATCTGACTACAGCAGACATCTGTAACAGAACATCAGTGTTAGAAGTCACTGATATCATTCACTTTTGGAGTGCAACGATTCTTATTTCTCAACTTCTACCTCAAGATAAAGCTGGTTTAGTTTACAATTAATGGTGTCCTCCCTCctaactgaaaaaacccactctcTCTGAAGAGGCATCCTTGTTCTAATAGGTCCTTTTTCATCACCGAAAGAAGTCTCCAAATTCTACTTGTGCAAGTGAACTCCAGAACACAATTTGAAAATCCATGTAAACTAACAGTTTAGGGCTTGGTCTGCATGCACTATAGCAGAAACAGCATGTGCAACCAAGTCACTGCTGCTTTCTAGAAGTGTTTGCTGCTCAGTACACACCTACTTATGTCCTGGATAGAATACAATGACAGTGTTACATGAATCCCTGAAAAAGGGGTATGGAATGATctgcataaaaaaaatgaaaaatcgAAATCCAGTGTTAAAGGCAACTCTTCATACACACACAGCTACTATGCTTAAGCCCTTGAAGGGGGCCCTGATACAAGATGTAAGAGATCTTAACCTGTCTTACCATATGcagtcttctcttcttcagtTCTTCATATTGATCTTTGGTTGGCAGGGACATTAGGCCAAGCAGTTTTTCCTAgcaaaaattgaaatatttacagtgttGCTTGCAGGCATTCATCCAATTTTCAAGtacttgaaaagaaagataCCACCAACAGAACACCccacaaacaaataaaaggtaCTTCTACACTGCAGTCATTGCTGCAAGTCTCAGCACATCTTTGCTGCCATAACTATACCGCTAGCTAGGTTCACGCCTCAGCAAGAGACAAAGCCAAGATTCACACATTTTCTTAGGTCCCTAAACTGAATACTGCTCTGACTAAACTATTTGTATTCAAGCTAGCTCATTTAAGGTTACCATAAGGCATTAGACAAACTACAGAAAACGTATGGAACTAAACCTGTCCAAATAATTTCAAACCACAAGGATGCCTGGCAAAGAAGAGAACACTATATAAAATTTACATTCATATGTAAATACGTAAATATGTATTATGTAAAAACATAACATACGCTCCATTTACCTGAACAAAAAGTGTAGCTGAGTATCTTATCATTCTCTGAAGTTGTAGTGTTTTAGGGTGAGGTTGGGGATCTTCATGCAACCCTAGACTCAAAATCTTCTTACTGAATCAAAACAAACATAAGACCtcatcagtttaaaaacaagGGCCAgcaaaaatgcaacagaaggtgACAGAGACAATACTGAATGAATGTTTTCTGATGTCCTCTTAGGTATACCATTTTGGATATTACAAGTCATAACACTttccatccccaccccacctttaaaaaacaaataaaaagaaaggtgCTTCTATCTGTTTCCTCTGTGTTTAGTTATTTCCGCTACAGAGGAATGCATGAtttttaaggttggaaaaggaAGTAGAAATTGATGGTGCACAGGAACAGCATCTACCTTTTCACATGCTCTTTACAACTGAGTAGATGAATTGATTATATAAATAAGCAGGTATGTGCTACACAAACACAGACACCAACAGCTGAGTAAAACTACAGAGAAGTCATAACAGAGGGAGATACACACATGCTGGCAGGGGTGGGAAGAGAGGTATCTTCTTTTACCTTAAGGCATCTATAAATTCGTATACTTTTTGAATCTCCACCCTCAAGTCATTAGCATGTTCAAGGTTGTAGGTTGTCTCCCCAGcactgagaaataaatacaactttATTTTAAGTCATGCATCCAGATAACAATACATACAACACTAGAAGTAATCCCATGATGAGTAAGATTCAACAATGGAAGAAGAGCTAACACTAAAGGGGTTGAATGATTTTATATATCAAgctcattgtttttaaaaacccttTCTTTGTGACAGAAGCGGAAAATGACAATCATCTTGTGAACATGAACATTtcattaaagatatttttatttatgattgtattattatttactattaTAGGAGTAATTGTATTTTAACACAAGAATGCCACTCTACCAATAATATCTAAATATACACATACTTagaaaatagatatattttgtggttttttccaggCAATTGGGTGTGGAAAAAACACCGATTGATTAAGTAACTATACCATTGAAGTAAAATAGTTATCTTTACTAACATTTGTCAGAAAGCAAAAGCCTACAACTCCACATCGATATATTTAAGATGCTAGTAACCGACTGTCCACACAGGGACACAATCAATTATATGCACTTTACTAGAATCTCACATTTATTGTTAGAACAAATTAGGATTCAACAGGGAAGACTCTTCACCAGTTCTTAGCTTCCCTCTCCTTTTATatcacaaatataaaaaataaggaCCACTCTCTCAAAAGCAACTTCATTATCCACATAATTCCAGTTTCTGGGACTCACTACTATTCAGGAATCTTTAACTTCATCAGTAAGAAGTCTGTTCTTTTCTGAGATGTGCTTCCATTATCCAGGACATtcatatttttacttctgtcGAGCTGTCAAGCCACACAACACCAGCTCTCATTAAGTCATGACAAAAAGCAGTAACAGCTTAATATGTTTTTCACTTTCTatacttcttccttccttttgggAGGTGTGTTTTTACAAAACCAGTTTTGTAACTATGAACGACAGCCTGATTCTTCTACAATCATCAGATCTAAAGGACAGGTAAAGAAGTATTTGTTAATTTTAACTTCCCAAATGGACATGCTTCATAGTCTTAAGACCAATGTGTGTATTTCTCTACTATACAACCCAGAAGTATAACCTGACAATTTCTTGCAGATATAGCTGGAGAGATTTAAGTTACCCCAGGGAGAGAATACTGCCGCAAGAAATTATGCACAAAAGCATGAGACGTGAATGCTGCTAATCcactgcagcacagggcaggccAGCTAGATTTAGAACAACTGTCAGTTGAAAGTGGCTTGCTTTACACAAGAACAAATGAGAAGCATTCAAAGGATCCTTTCTGCTGGTGCTACTTGGAAGCCATACCATCCAGCTGAGGGCAGCAATATTCTACTTCAACCATTTTGAAGAGGCTCATTTACACAAGAATTGTAGCCCTGTACTTCCTTTTTGCAAAGACAACATGTTAAAATACGACAGTGGCACCTCACTGGGaagtggctttaaaaaaaataaatcagacttcttctctgcATACAATGTTACCATTAATAATTAATGCAGTACTACTTTGTTTGAATAGCATCCAAAAGACAACAGATAATCTaacattgctttttcttataATCATATAATTCTTGCAGCCTCAGCACGCCACTTCCTTACTCCTTCCCACacttttggagaggaaaaataaatatattcataaacaaaatcagcaaaatgGGGCTTACTTTAGTGATTCTGCCATCCTTATGTATTCTGGTGCCTTCTGGTCAACCTTCTCCATACAGAGTCGGagtttcttgtttaaaaaaaatgtataaaaaaccTTACATTAAAACACTAATGCAAGAACATGCTGACATAAACCTTTCATGCTGTCTGTGCACATTCAAAGTTGATGAAAGCCATTTAACTATTTAGGATGACAAGATCCTCCAGTTATCTTCAGAACACAGACGGCATGTTCAGGAACAGAGAAACCCTGCGAGGTGAATTTTGAATTCAGAAGCTGTTTTAATGGATCACTTGGAcaacttcttattttaaatctcttcacAAAGAGTACCAACAAAAACTCCCATTAATACTAACCTGGGGGGTTTGCGGACTCTCCTGAAAAGATACCTGATGATTGCCAGTACCTGCTTTCAAAGTGTACTTGAACACAATGTTCCAGCCATACATTGTTCATTGATATAGATGGTTCGAAAAAGCATTTGCCACCAGTGCGAGGCCAAACAGTGCTGACGACCAGCAGCCCATCAACGAAGCACAAAGTGTATCATTGGTTTAAACAAGAATTGTTCTGAGGAATCCCAACAGACATAGTTCACAATTTTAAGAGAGAGGCATCTCAGAACTATTAGAAAATGAAGACGCGTCTTAAAATTATGTTTGAAATTATCATAGGATATAGAAACTATATGGTAACTAGCGCCATCATTTCAGATATACCTTTGTTACGTGGCATAAACACCCAGCAGAGTCTATCCTAACACAAGTGAGTTAAGTCATAAAGTAAGAGCTTGGACATGAGACAAGAAGCCAAAAGTCAAGTAGTGACAACTGCAGATGTGAGGATGAAAGCAGCAAAAGTTTGATTTACCTCATAGAGTTTCACAATCTCTGGAGTGTATTCTTTCTCATCAATCTGTTGTTCTCTTTTCAACAGGGTATCTTTGCAGTGCCGACAACAACGGATTCGGTCATCATCCTTCTCATCCAGAACTGAGCTCACGCTGCTTATGCTGCTAATGCTACCACGGCGGGAGCCATGGACACTATTAGGTGAGGAGTTAGGGCTAGTATGAGAACCCAAGGCCTCTTTGCTGGCACTAGTGAGTTTGCCTAAAAAGTATACACAGGTAATTTTACAGTGACCAGAGAAGCCAACAGATTTTACCAACACAAATGAATTGCACTTTAACAGAAACTTTACATTCAGGTAATGTTAGAAAACCAAGTTGAAACAGTCTGCTGAAAGACATGCAAGGAACTCATAACAAATCTTGCTCCGTTCTAAAAGGAGCTAGAGAGCAGACTGCTGAGAACCACCTACTTTGCGCATGCCTAGAAGCATTCTCATGTTGGAGCTTGCATAGTTACTGAATAGTGTATGGAAGAACAGGTATGTTAATGCTGTCCATGTTTTGTGCTTGAACACTAAAAAAAGCACagttaatgtaatttatttccgCAGAAAATATGGTCTCCTCTCCAATGCACTAGATGAGGAAATTAAAGTTTGAAGGGTTTCTTAAAGGCTTGTGGATTAATTTCCTTAATGTCAACATTTGGACAATCATGGGCAAGGCTGGAAATATCCACAATAGTTTTAAATGTCAAGAACCTTGGTAGTTTTAATTCCCAAAGTTAATACCTTCATAGTTATGGTACTCAGTAGAATAAGACACTAAATGTTAATCATATTTACTAGTATATATACACTACTATTTCTAGTAACTTTTTCAGTGTTACGTAACACTTCCAAACctgaagaaagaacagaaacaaagaatgGAGAAATCATTCTTCTTACTCTGTTTCACAGACAAGCGTCTGCATGGAACTGAATGACATGTTAAGGACCAAGTTTTCTTTACAGGTGAAATATTACCAGCAGCTTTTTTCCTAATGGCAAAAAGCCAGAATGCAGTTAGCACCTTGAGTGAGCTaaggaaaggaggaattaaCACCACACACTGTACTTACTTGCCAAAGGAAGACTGACAAGTTCCATACACTTCTTGCACATAATAGACCCACAAAGGCGGCAGTGGTGACGTCGGTTTCGAATACTGAACTTATTGCCACAGTCTGGGCAGAATGGAACATCCTGATCGCTGACCCAAGGCACAACAGACTTCTCTATAGCTGTGATTGGGCAAGAGGGGAGGGAATAAATACAACACAAGATGTTAATTCAATTAATTCCTCAGCTGGTTAAACTATAGGAGCAAATAGTCTGAGGTAAGCTCATACCAACCTCTTATTTTAGCTGACTCAGTGTTTGCTCTGTCAAACGATGTAAGCTAGAAGATGATAAACAATACATTCAAGAAAATGGTACTTCTGCAAGGAAAAACCCAGCACAACCCAACccaacaagaaaaagaaacctggCATTTTTAAGAGATAGGAGTCTCAGCCTGTTTTACGTCAGATTCCTGCAACTTTCCTATTTATTTCTAATGCCATATTCATATAAGTAGTGCTAAACAATGATTGCTAAACCTGTACCAATCACAGCACTTTGGACATAATCCTTACAGTATCCAACATTACTGCATCTGAGCCAAAATCTAAGCATATCACTGGTAGATTTTGAAGAATGAGAAGCTGGAAGAATCATGACAAAAACATTAGGGAGGACTTTAGTAAAggaaaagattaagaaaatataGAGGAAAACAGATGGGTTTTGAAGCATGTGGAAGTAGCA
This genomic interval carries:
- the RBSN gene encoding rabenosyn-5 translates to MASGCPPPFGDPGEMREGFLCPLCLKDLQSFYQLQSHYEEEHSSEDRDVKGQLRSLVQKAKRAKKKLLKREDDRTDSGSQERYESFSYGGVDPYMWEPQEVGAMRSHLSDFKKHRAARIDHYVVEVNKLIIRLEKLTSFDRANTESAKIRAIEKSVVPWVSDQDVPFCPDCGNKFSIRNRRHHCRLCGSIMCKKCMELVSLPLASKLTSASKEALGSHTSPNSSPNSVHGSRRGSISSISSVSSVLDEKDDDRIRCCRHCKDTLLKREQQIDEKEYTPEIVKLYEKLRLCMEKVDQKAPEYIRMAESLNAGETTYNLEHANDLRVEIQKVYEFIDALSKKILSLGLHEDPQPHPKTLQLQRMIRYSATLFVQEKLLGLMSLPTKDQYEELKKRRLHMVALETHGKQEERQKDFISRSAAAVNGDTTHLKKGTVSKSEGWLPTSSISRESEIADPLLQQIDNITSFIKQAKAAKRIDEVHMLQENLRQLQDEYDQQQTLKAIELSKKQAEEEEMQREELQVLREKEWQREHHKFVSWHSRTCSLDFREVKQHQHEVAKENRNLTAHALDLDITQIKGDPSFETPTVEQLPAKEHLIFTLKPQNVPQCDKDQDQTACLNPFEDEADTPQLEDPANPFAKDTSPAVSFSNTALQSDKKEYNPFENEEDDEQTNGAPGSTSNPFEEDENPFQKSRGSWNSGNPFEEGSSTNPFEVEDGNDISGEEAIEEELLLQQIDNIKAYIFDAKHSGRMDEVEVLTENLKELKRTLAKQKEKSNC